In Thermodesulfovibrionales bacterium, the sequence GTGCCCGTTCGTAACGTCATGACGCGGGCAGTCGTCGCGATCCGGAAAGGCGACGGGATCAACGAGGCTGCGCGGCTTCTTTCCGAACACAAGATCAGCGGTCTGCCGGTTGTCGATGAGGGGAACCATGTCCTCGGGATCGTTTCCGAGGCCGACATCCTCTCTATGGCCGGATTGCAGAGGGGCCATACCTTTAAGGATGTCCTGCGTCATATCCTCGGGGAACCTTTGCCGGAGAGGAAGACAGGGGACAAGGTCGGAGACATCATGTCTTCGCCCGCGATAACCGTAAGGCCCGCTTCCGACATTCACGAAGCGGCGAGGATTCTCGACGAACGGAGGATCAAGAGACTCCCTGTCGTAGACGCTGACGACAGGCTCGTCGGCATCATCTCAAGGGCCGATATCGTAAAGGTGATAGGCGGCAAATGAC encodes:
- a CDS encoding CBS domain-containing protein, translated to MEKSENEISDEDLRAALKEIKTYVDITEEDLRKIYAIALRHARERSISKVPVRNVMTRAVVAIRKGDGINEAARLLSEHKISGLPVVDEGNHVLGIVSEADILSMAGLQRGHTFKDVLRHILGEPLPERKTGDKVGDIMSSPAITVRPASDIHEAARILDERRIKRLPVVDADDRLVGIISRADIVKVIGGK